The window TCCGAGACTACAGCGCTCGCCGTAGGGTCCTGCCCCGCGCCCCGACCGATCAAGACCGTCGGGCCCGCTACATCGCCTTCCAAACGGACCGCATTAAAAGCATCGTTCACATCAGCCATCAAAGATTCCAGTGGCACCAAAGTGGGGCGAACCGAGAGCGCCACACTTTCCGAATCCGACAGCCGCTGAATACTCGCGATCAACTTGATTCTATAGCCTAGCTCACCAGCAAACCTCATATCGTCCAAAGTGATCTTTCGGATGCCCTCGACGATCATTTCCGCAGTCGGCACCCACAACCGATGGGCCAGCCAAGCTAAAATGACCGTTTTGTGGGCAGCATCCCAACCATCGAGATCGAGAGACTCATCCGCTTCCACATATCCCAAGTCACGGGCAGCATCCAAAACGGGTTCGAAAGAGATCTGTTCACGCTCCATCCGGGTAAGGATGTAATTCGAGGTTCCGTTGAGGATTCCGTAGATGCGGTCAAAACGGTTCGCCACCAATCCTTCACGCAGCGCCTTGATCACGGGAATTCCGCCTGCAACACTTGCCTCAAAAAAGAGTCGCCCTCCACGGGCCTCAGCAATCGCCATCAACTCCTCGCCATGGTCGCAGAGAAGAGCCTTGTTCGCAGTGACGACTGTCTTCCCATTCTCCAAAGCTAAACGCGTCCAGACAAGAGCTTCATCGACCCCCCCCACCAACTCACAAAGAATCGGGACTGTCGGGTCCGCCAGCAATCCCTCAGGATCGTCAGTCAAAAGACCTTCTTCAACGGAAACGTCCCTCTTTCTGCCAAGATCACGAACGACAATTCCAGCAATCTCCAGATGCGCACCAATTTCAAGGGTCAACTCCGCCCCACGTTTCTCCAGACTTTTATAGACGCCTTGCCCTACCGTTCCGAAGCCCAACAGACCAATGCGAATTCTCGCAGGTTCGCTGCTCATCACCGTTTCTCCTTCGCAACTCTATGCGCGGGAAGATTCGGCGAATGCAGAAACGACTCCAGTAGTTTCTCTACAGCGTTCGAACTCCACGCGCT is drawn from Verrucomicrobiota bacterium and contains these coding sequences:
- a CDS encoding homoserine dehydrogenase; its protein translation is MSSEPARIRIGLLGFGTVGQGVYKSLEKRGAELTLEIGAHLEIAGIVVRDLGRKRDVSVEEGLLTDDPEGLLADPTVPILCELVGGVDEALVWTRLALENGKTVVTANKALLCDHGEELMAIAEARGGRLFFEASVAGGIPVIKALREGLVANRFDRIYGILNGTSNYILTRMEREQISFEPVLDAARDLGYVEADESLDLDGWDAAHKTVILAWLAHRLWVPTAEMIVEGIRKITLDDMRFAGELGYRIKLIASIQRLSDSESVALSVRPTLVPLESLMADVNDAFNAVRLEGDVAGPTVLIGRGAGQDPTASAVVSDLVDAGRARVSEVHPRSGTARPGDATRTATLEEIQQEYYVRLNVDDEPGVLAKVAGSFSQGQISIATVIQREHSGEGTAALVLVTHVCTEAALRNTLEDLCRESFVRGAFLVCPILQPN